One segment of Panicum virgatum strain AP13 chromosome 3K, P.virgatum_v5, whole genome shotgun sequence DNA contains the following:
- the LOC120697388 gene encoding transcription factor APG-like isoform X2 has product MTGPGDELAELLWDNGPALRRAPPPFQPFTCSAAGSSRAHELKRHAAAGGMAPVPLGLHGAGGLPDEDAVPWLHCPVAVDVSDADTAPLPPEYCAGLLSEYSGLQPAPPAAVPASRAAPREAAAKQATLPGAASGAGEGVMNFTFFSRPLQRPQASAAAAASNPVESTVVQAATNRLRATPLFSEQRMAWLQPPKGPRAAAPGAAPAPAPQAPLPTEHRLHGEAATVTQCRLQPEARAPDAAAATAVVTTSSVCSGNGDRSQQPKRSSSHQVADCSVSPDEDLDDEGGAMRRSAARSNKRSRTAERRRDRINEKMRALQELIPNCNKIDKASMLEEAIEYLKTLQLQVQMMSMGTGLCVPPMLLPAMQVPVPHPMAHFPHLGMGLGFGMGAAAAAAFDMARAAGAHFPCPPMPMPPGPMFGVPGQAMPSPAAAAWAHMAGSGTTPAEHIEAAAAPPAREEAEPLPPPVPVVTQGDQIQKLQHPKQT; this is encoded by the exons AT GACCGGGCCGGGCGACGAGCTGGCCGAGCTGCTGTGGGACAACGGGCCGGCGCtgaggagggcgccgccgccgttccagCCCTTCACCTGCAGCGCCGCTGGCAGCAGCAGGGCCCACGAGCTcaagcgccacgccgccgctggcggCATGGCCCCCGTCCCGCTCGGGCttcacggcgccggcggcctccccGACGAGGACGCCGTGCCGTGGCTGCATTGCCCCGTCGCCGTCGACGTCAGCGACGCCGAcacggcgccgctgccgccggagtACTGCGCCGGCCTGCTGTCCGAGTACTCGGGGCTccagcccgcgccgcccgcggccgtCCCGGCCTCGCGCGCTGCGCCGCGGGAGGCCGCGGCCAAGCAGGCCACGCTGCCGGGCGCCGCCAGCGGTGCAGGCGAGGGCGTCATGAACTTCACCTTCTTCTCGCGGCCCCTGCAGCGGCCGCAggcgtccgccgccgcggcggcgagcaacCCCGTCGAGTCCACGGTCGTGCAGGCTGCGACGAACCGGCTGCGGGCCACCCCGCTCTTCTCCGAGCAGAGGATGGCGTGGCTGCAGCCGCCCAAggggccgcgcgccgcggcgccaggggccgctcccgctcccgctccccagGCGCCGCTGCCCACAGAGCACCGCCTCCACGGAGAAGCCGCCACGGTGACTCAGTGCAGGTTGCAACCGGAGGCAAGAGCTCCCGAtgcggccgcggcgacggcggtggtgacCACCTCGTCGGTCTGCTCCGGCAACGGTGACCGGAGCCAGCAGCCCAAGAGAAGCAGCAGCCACCAGGTCGCGGACTGTTCGGTCAGCCCGGACGAG GACCTCGACGACGAGGGCGGCGCGATGAGAAggtcggcggcgcggagcaACAAGCGCAGCCGCACCGCCGAG AGGAGACGGGACCGGATCAACGAGAAGATGCGCGCCCTGCAGGAACTCATCCCCAACTGCAACAAG ATCGACAAAGCGTCGATGCTGGAGGAGGCCATCGAGTACCTCAAGACCCTGCAGCTGCAGGTGCAGATGATGTCCATGGGGACGGGGCTGTGCGTGCCGCCGATGCTGCTGCCGGCGATGCAGGTGCCCGTGCCCCACCCCATGGCGCACTTCCCGCACCTCGGCATGGGGCTGGGGTTCGGCatgggcgccgcggccgccgccgccttcgacatggcccgcgccgccggcgcgcactTCCCCTGCCCGCCGATGccaatgccgccgggaccgatGTTCGGCGTGCCCGGGCAGGCGATGCCGtctccggccgcggcggcgtgggcccACATGGCCGGCAGTGGCACCACGCCGGCCGAGCACATAGAAGCAGCAGCCGCTCCTCCTGCACGGGAAGAAGCAGAGCCCTTGCCACCGCCAGTTCCCGTCGTCACACAG GGCGatcagattcagaagctgcagCATCCGAAGCAGACGTGA
- the LOC120697388 gene encoding transcription factor APG-like isoform X1, with protein sequence MTGPGDELAELLWDNGPALRRAPPPFQPFTCSAAGSSRAHELKRHAAAGGMAPVPLGLHGAGGLPDEDAVPWLHCPVAVDVSDADTAPLPPEYCAGLLSEYSGLQPAPPAAVPASRAAPREAAAKQATLPGAASGAGEGVMNFTFFSRPLQRPQASAAAAASNPVESTVVQAATNRLRATPLFSEQRMAWLQPPKGPRAAAPGAAPAPAPQAPLPTEHRLHGEAATVTQCRLQPEARAPDAAAATAVVTTSSVCSGNGDRSQQPKRSSSHQVADCSVSPDEDLDDEGGAMRRSAARSNKRSRTAEVHNLSERRRRDRINEKMRALQELIPNCNKIDKASMLEEAIEYLKTLQLQVQMMSMGTGLCVPPMLLPAMQVPVPHPMAHFPHLGMGLGFGMGAAAAAAFDMARAAGAHFPCPPMPMPPGPMFGVPGQAMPSPAAAAWAHMAGSGTTPAEHIEAAAAPPAREEAEPLPPPVPVVTQGDQIQKLQHPKQT encoded by the exons AT GACCGGGCCGGGCGACGAGCTGGCCGAGCTGCTGTGGGACAACGGGCCGGCGCtgaggagggcgccgccgccgttccagCCCTTCACCTGCAGCGCCGCTGGCAGCAGCAGGGCCCACGAGCTcaagcgccacgccgccgctggcggCATGGCCCCCGTCCCGCTCGGGCttcacggcgccggcggcctccccGACGAGGACGCCGTGCCGTGGCTGCATTGCCCCGTCGCCGTCGACGTCAGCGACGCCGAcacggcgccgctgccgccggagtACTGCGCCGGCCTGCTGTCCGAGTACTCGGGGCTccagcccgcgccgcccgcggccgtCCCGGCCTCGCGCGCTGCGCCGCGGGAGGCCGCGGCCAAGCAGGCCACGCTGCCGGGCGCCGCCAGCGGTGCAGGCGAGGGCGTCATGAACTTCACCTTCTTCTCGCGGCCCCTGCAGCGGCCGCAggcgtccgccgccgcggcggcgagcaacCCCGTCGAGTCCACGGTCGTGCAGGCTGCGACGAACCGGCTGCGGGCCACCCCGCTCTTCTCCGAGCAGAGGATGGCGTGGCTGCAGCCGCCCAAggggccgcgcgccgcggcgccaggggccgctcccgctcccgctccccagGCGCCGCTGCCCACAGAGCACCGCCTCCACGGAGAAGCCGCCACGGTGACTCAGTGCAGGTTGCAACCGGAGGCAAGAGCTCCCGAtgcggccgcggcgacggcggtggtgacCACCTCGTCGGTCTGCTCCGGCAACGGTGACCGGAGCCAGCAGCCCAAGAGAAGCAGCAGCCACCAGGTCGCGGACTGTTCGGTCAGCCCGGACGAG GACCTCGACGACGAGGGCGGCGCGATGAGAAggtcggcggcgcggagcaACAAGCGCAGCCGCACCGCCGAGGTGCACAACCTATCCGAGAGG AGGAGACGGGACCGGATCAACGAGAAGATGCGCGCCCTGCAGGAACTCATCCCCAACTGCAACAAG ATCGACAAAGCGTCGATGCTGGAGGAGGCCATCGAGTACCTCAAGACCCTGCAGCTGCAGGTGCAGATGATGTCCATGGGGACGGGGCTGTGCGTGCCGCCGATGCTGCTGCCGGCGATGCAGGTGCCCGTGCCCCACCCCATGGCGCACTTCCCGCACCTCGGCATGGGGCTGGGGTTCGGCatgggcgccgcggccgccgccgccttcgacatggcccgcgccgccggcgcgcactTCCCCTGCCCGCCGATGccaatgccgccgggaccgatGTTCGGCGTGCCCGGGCAGGCGATGCCGtctccggccgcggcggcgtgggcccACATGGCCGGCAGTGGCACCACGCCGGCCGAGCACATAGAAGCAGCAGCCGCTCCTCCTGCACGGGAAGAAGCAGAGCCCTTGCCACCGCCAGTTCCCGTCGTCACACAG GGCGatcagattcagaagctgcagCATCCGAAGCAGACGTGA
- the LOC120700574 gene encoding uncharacterized protein LOC120700574 yields the protein MAGKKRPQTDLVVPEAVSASDASRDDAAVAEAPAKKKKLAMERKKQRKESDAAKPPREARRAAAGLRRARTAASKARSQRIGLSAHRSSSTHRSALSHPGVTRAEEARRAQPLRALPFTLRGPMATRPSLSMAARLAAPPSQPPSGGRHDLLPSQPPPRRAARLRCGGGGPRGEHLSPRAPAAWWPPPCSFTLDPAVEASRGSRREVARPARGVAARARRSCGKAKRRRARM from the exons ATGGCCGGTAAAAAGAGGCCCCAGACTGACCTCGTGGTGCCCGAGGCTGTTTCTGCCTCGGACGCCTCCCGTGATgatgccgccgtcgccgaggcaccggcgaagaagaagaagctggcCATGGAGAGAAAGAAGCAGAGGAAGGAGTCCGACGCCGCCAAGCCGccgcgggaggcgcggcgcgcggcggccggtctgCGGCGAGCTCGCACGGCGGCGTCCAAGGCGCGGAGCCAGCGAATCGGGCTGAGCGCTCACCGGAGCAGCAGCACCCACCGCAGCGcgctgtcacacccg ggtgtgacacgcGCCGAGGAGGCGCGGCGTGCACAGCCGCTCCGCGCTCTCCCCTTCACTCTCCGCGGACCCATGGCGACCAGGCCATCCCTCTCCATGGCGGCCAGGCTGGCGGCGCCTCCCTCGCAACCTCCAAGCGGCGGCAGGCACGACCTCCTTCCCTCCCAGCCTcctccacggcgagcggcgcggctacggtgcggcggcggcggaccccgCGGCGAGCACCTGTCTCCGCGAGCTCCTGCGGCATGGTGGCCTCCGCCCTGCTCCTTTACCCTGGATCCGGCCGTCGAGGCGAGCCGGGGCAGCCGGCGTGAGGTGGCGAGGCCCGCGCGCGGCGTCGCAGCCCGCGCCCGGCGGAGCTGCGGCAAggcgaagcggcggcgcgcgcgcatgTGA
- the LOC120697391 gene encoding uncharacterized protein LOC120697391, translating into MATATTEQRLGHAGEDDEQRGFVDCDGGDRGVVAREAANRRVSRLAVEGGDAGSSTAARAQGVLAGRPGRLQDDAVAARRRRSFGGARALPPPHAWLAIEDTKRRQQQHDGDPEAAEEQWARFLGAAGAAARQQQRRSSFTVVRRERAAREAWLDRAWEMKRSWHERNGGAPDADTPVVVVVGKGGGGGGASGASSPAHSQHAGSVGGGGVAMDVDEVRACRDLGLELPPDCTVEVQCYGLTSGGSSPTHTASSGTDSPCAVSSPGGADPMDVKARLKVWAQAVALASTTHLGS; encoded by the exons ATGGCGACCGCGACGACGGAGCAACGGCTCGGCCACGCCGGTGAGGACGACGAGCAGCGGGGCTTCGTTGACTGCGACGGCGGTGACCGCGGCGTCgtggcgagggaggcggcgaaCCGGCGGGTGTCCCGCCTGGCTGTTGAGGGCGGTGACGCCGGCAGCAGCACGGCCGCCCGTGCCCAGGGCGTCTTGGCCGGCAGGCCGGGGAGGCTGCAGGAcgacgcggtggcggcgcggcgccggcgctcgttcggcggcgcgcgggcgctgccgccgccgcacgcgtgGCTGGCGATCGAGGACACGAagaggcggcagcagcagcacgacGGCGacccggaggcggcggaggagcagtgGGCGCGGTTCCTcggcgcggcgggggccgccgcgaggcagcagcagcggcggagcAGCTTCACGGTGGTGCGGCgcgagcgcgcggcgcgggaggcGTGGCTGGACCGCGCGTGGGAGATGAAGCGGAGCTGGCACGAGCGCAACGGCGGCGCCCCCGACGCGGACACccccgtggtggtggtggtggggaagggcggcggcgggggcggcgcgtcgggcgcctcctcgccggcccaCTCCCAGCACGCGGgctccgtcggcggcggcggcgtggccatgGACGTGGACGAGGTCCGCGCGTGCCGCGACCTCGGGCTGGAGCTCCCCCCCGACTGCACCGTGGAGGTCCAGTGCTACGGGCTGACGTCCGGCGGCAGCAGCCCCACCCACACCGCCAGCAGCGGCACCGACTCCCCCTGCGCCGTCTCCAGCCCCG GAGGAGCTGATCCGATGGACGTGAAGGCTCGGCTCAAGGTGTGGGCGCAGGCGGTGGCGCTGGCCTCCACCACCCATCTCGGCTCTTGA